The following nucleotide sequence is from Bacteroidales bacterium.
GTGAGGAGTTTGAAGATTTTTGGGACAGGATTGATTGTCTTGCTGGTAGTCCTGCAGTTTTTCAGACCAGAACTTAATCAGAAAGCTTTCGAGCCGGAAAAGGATTTGCTTTCTGTGGTATCGGCCCCTGAAAATATCGCGACCCTGCTCAGGAATGCCTGTTATGACTGTCATTCCAATCAGACGGCTTATCCGTGGTACCAGAAGATCTCCCCGGTGTCATGGTATCTGAACGGGCATATAAATAGGGGTAAGGCAGATTTGAATTTCAGTGAATACGGTACTATGGGCAAAGCCGACCGGATCGGTCTCCTGGTAAAGACCTGTGAGGTTGTGGAGGCTGGAAGCATGCCTCTTCCAAGCTATCAGATCTTGCAC
It contains:
- a CDS encoding heme-binding domain-containing protein codes for the protein MKIFGTGLIVLLVVLQFFRPELNQKAFEPEKDLLSVVSAPENIATLLRNACYDCHSNQTAYPWYQKISPVSWYLNGHINRGKADLNFSEYGTMGKADRIGLLVKTCEVVEAGSMPLPSYQILHREARLKKKDLDILCNWTEEEALKVMRE